One part of the Mangrovibacillus cuniculi genome encodes these proteins:
- a CDS encoding FAD-dependent oxidoreductase produces the protein MKPSLYLVGGGHSHLHVIKNFPESLKEDVDITLISPSNYQYYSGMFSGFTEGLYEESDIRIDLRQLCVEKGIIFLEDTLVALDPFSKTILLQNNGVKTFDMLSVNIGSVHEHSSSKNLYKPNFRFPTLVREWRAADSPTIVGGGASAVELALAAQTYRSKEGLTSPVSIWTKSEIFSFHPKHANKIRTILHEAGVQLHEYQQMTQEQAKSFPEHSILYFTGPKAPDLFKQSGLSVDENGYVLVNQSLQSVSHSSIFAVGDNASLEGYPDLAKNGVYAVRQGPVLLQNLERYLYNEDLLPFKPQRTFLSILSTGNKRGFLTYGDLSMEGVIPWKLKNKIDTRFISTYRV, from the coding sequence ATGAAACCTTCCCTATACTTAGTAGGAGGCGGTCACAGCCACCTTCATGTAATAAAAAACTTTCCAGAATCACTAAAGGAAGATGTTGATATAACACTCATCTCTCCTTCCAACTATCAATACTACTCAGGCATGTTTTCTGGTTTCACAGAAGGACTATACGAGGAGTCCGATATCCGCATAGACTTACGTCAACTTTGCGTTGAAAAAGGCATTATCTTTTTAGAAGATACACTGGTGGCGCTCGATCCGTTCTCAAAGACCATTTTGTTACAAAATAATGGAGTGAAAACGTTCGATATGTTATCTGTGAACATTGGTTCTGTGCACGAGCACTCATCTTCCAAAAATCTCTACAAACCTAATTTTCGCTTTCCCACTCTCGTTCGGGAGTGGAGAGCAGCTGATTCCCCCACCATAGTCGGAGGAGGTGCATCTGCTGTAGAACTAGCATTAGCAGCACAAACCTATCGGAGCAAAGAGGGCCTAACTTCTCCTGTCTCTATTTGGACAAAATCAGAAATTTTTTCGTTCCATCCTAAACATGCAAATAAGATTCGAACTATTTTGCACGAAGCAGGAGTCCAACTGCATGAGTACCAGCAAATGACACAAGAACAAGCAAAATCTTTCCCAGAGCATTCGATCTTATATTTTACAGGTCCCAAAGCTCCGGACCTCTTCAAACAGTCTGGACTTTCTGTAGATGAAAATGGATATGTACTTGTTAATCAATCCTTACAATCTGTTAGTCACTCATCTATCTTTGCAGTTGGTGACAATGCTAGCTTGGAGGGATATCCTGATCTTGCTAAAAACGGAGTATATGCCGTTCGTCAAGGCCCGGTTTTATTGCAGAACCTAGAAAGATATTTATATAACGAAGACTTACTCCCATTTAAACCTCAACGAACATTTTTATCTATCCTTTCCACAGGTAACAAACGTGGTTTTTTAACGTATGGTGATTTAAGCATGGAAGGTGTCATACCTTGGAAATTAAAAAACAAAATTGATACGAGATTTATATCTACCTATCGTGTTTAA
- the rpsN gene encoding 30S ribosomal protein S14, whose amino-acid sequence MAKKSKVVKEKKRQEMVKKYAELRKELKEKGDYAALAKLPRDSSPTRLKNRCEVTGRPRGVLRKFKMSCIAFREYAHKGQIPGVKKSSW is encoded by the coding sequence ATGGCTAAGAAATCAAAAGTAGTAAAAGAAAAAAAGCGACAAGAAATGGTGAAGAAATATGCAGAATTGCGTAAGGAACTAAAAGAAAAAGGCGACTACGCAGCACTGGCAAAATTACCAAGAGACTCTTCTCCTACTCGTCTAAAAAACCGCTGCGAGGTAACTGGTCGTCCTAGAGGCGTATTAAGGAAATTTAAGATGTCTTGTATCGCATTTCGTGAATATGCTCATAAAGGGCAGATTCCCGGCGTAAAAAAATCTAGCTGGTAA
- the msrB gene encoding peptide-methionine (R)-S-oxide reductase MsrB, with the protein MKKWWIVAVVFSIALLWLLPRGMEYFTTRSYETEPVQAEFPDGTEVATFAGGCFWCMEPPFEEIEGVYEVISGYTGGEEPNPTYEQVSSGNTSHIEAVQVYYDPSLVSYEELLQIFWRQIDPTDAWGQFVDKGPQYVSGIFVKNEKEKVTAENSLKEIEDSGRFKEPIVTFIRDASTFYEAEEYHQDYYLKKPSQYKFYRTNSGRDQFLDNAWGKDRNISIGEKYPTYTKEELKEKLTELQYQVTQEDATEPAFDNEYWDNKEEGIYVDIVSGEPLFSSKDQFDSGTGWPSFTKPLVPANIVEKEDRSLFMTRTEVRSKHADSHLGHVFTDGPEPTGLRYCMNSAALEFIPVSQLEERGYGKYWK; encoded by the coding sequence ATGAAAAAGTGGTGGATTGTCGCGGTTGTTTTTTCCATTGCACTATTATGGCTCCTACCTAGAGGAATGGAGTACTTCACTACAAGAAGTTATGAGACAGAACCTGTACAGGCGGAATTTCCAGACGGCACAGAAGTTGCTACGTTTGCTGGTGGTTGTTTTTGGTGCATGGAGCCACCTTTTGAAGAAATAGAAGGCGTATACGAAGTGATTTCAGGATATACAGGGGGAGAGGAGCCCAATCCAACTTATGAGCAAGTTTCTTCTGGCAACACCTCGCATATTGAAGCTGTTCAAGTGTATTACGATCCATCTCTAGTATCATATGAAGAATTATTACAGATCTTTTGGAGACAAATCGATCCTACTGATGCCTGGGGACAATTTGTGGATAAAGGACCTCAATACGTTTCGGGTATTTTTGTAAAAAATGAAAAAGAGAAAGTAACAGCAGAAAATAGTTTGAAAGAGATAGAGGATTCAGGAAGATTTAAAGAGCCAATCGTAACGTTTATTAGAGATGCATCAACTTTCTATGAAGCAGAAGAGTATCATCAAGATTACTATCTAAAAAAGCCCTCTCAATATAAGTTTTATCGAACTAACTCTGGTAGGGATCAGTTCTTAGATAATGCTTGGGGAAAAGACCGAAATATATCTATTGGAGAAAAATATCCAACTTATACGAAAGAGGAACTGAAAGAAAAATTAACAGAGTTGCAATATCAAGTTACGCAGGAAGATGCTACCGAACCAGCTTTTGATAATGAATACTGGGATAACAAAGAAGAGGGTATCTATGTGGATATTGTATCTGGGGAGCCTTTATTCAGTTCCAAAGATCAGTTTGATAGTGGAACAGGATGGCCGAGTTTTACAAAACCGCTAGTTCCGGCAAATATCGTAGAAAAAGAGGATCGTAGTTTATTCATGACGAGGACAGAAGTAAGAAGTAAACATGCTGACTCTCATTTAGGCCATGTGTTTACGGATGGGCCAGAACCGACTGGACTTCGTTACTGCATGAACTCAGCAGCATTAGAATTTATACCAGTAAGTCAGTTAGAAGAACGAGGATACGGAAAATACTGGAAATAG
- a CDS encoding 2OG-Fe(II) oxygenase, with translation MTIDTKELALKEQTIFHHTGNKIITEDREINIIAKMEEPLIVVLGNVLSHEECDGLIQLSKERLERSKIGSGRAIDEIRTSSSMFFQEGENEFIERIERRLSQIMNIPTSHGEGLQILNYQVGQEYKAHFDFFSSTKGPVKNPRISTLVMYLNDVEEGGETYFPELGFYVSPQKGMAVYFEYFYDNQDLNNLTLHGGSPVRVGDKWAATQWMRRQQYRA, from the coding sequence TTGACAATCGATACAAAAGAGTTGGCTTTAAAAGAACAAACTATTTTCCATCATACTGGTAATAAAATTATTACAGAAGATAGAGAAATTAATATCATCGCAAAGATGGAAGAGCCATTAATTGTCGTATTAGGGAACGTACTTAGTCATGAAGAGTGTGACGGCTTAATTCAGTTATCAAAAGAACGATTAGAGCGTTCTAAGATTGGTAGCGGAAGAGCCATTGATGAAATTAGAACGAGTAGCAGTATGTTTTTCCAAGAAGGGGAAAATGAATTTATTGAACGAATCGAGAGACGACTGTCTCAAATCATGAACATTCCAACTAGCCACGGAGAAGGGTTGCAGATATTAAATTATCAAGTGGGCCAAGAGTACAAAGCACACTTTGATTTCTTTTCTTCTACTAAAGGACCAGTTAAAAATCCTAGAATTAGTACACTAGTGATGTATTTAAACGATGTTGAAGAAGGTGGAGAAACGTATTTTCCTGAACTAGGATTCTATGTATCTCCGCAAAAAGGGATGGCTGTGTACTTTGAATACTTCTACGATAATCAAGATTTAAACAACCTAACATTACATGGTGGATCACCTGTAAGAGTTGGGGATAAATGGGCTGCGACGCAGTGGATGAGAAGGCAGCAATATAGAGCATAA
- a CDS encoding GGDEF domain-containing protein: MGLEIFIAVLLFSSILFNILQMMNAKNKIDQLQQEKSQLEIDNATYQRTNEILEEQLEQFSVKIFRIPINERLPLSSLPFRLIAEDVQNYEAMWDNIALKSFDRFTFQTNEGRWIEFQTSLFKGDYIDVLVQDITEQKQKELHYRQLAYYDELTELPNRSMLYRHLTKVLSRAKRKNRTVAAMFLDLDGFKEVNDTLGHDGGDELLKEVARRLDATIREEDFVCRLAGDEFIIVIEETCPEEINQLAARIIEVLYSPYQILPSSLSLSTSIGIALFPNNATNMEEILVHADKAMYIAKNNGKNRFEFYQNSVLEDENDGGKSIMEKFFGIFSTK; encoded by the coding sequence ATGGGCTTAGAAATTTTTATTGCTGTCCTTTTATTTTCATCCATCCTGTTTAACATTTTGCAAATGATGAACGCAAAAAATAAAATTGATCAGTTACAACAAGAGAAAAGTCAATTAGAAATAGATAACGCTACCTATCAACGTACAAATGAGATATTAGAAGAACAATTAGAACAATTTTCAGTAAAAATATTTCGAATACCTATAAACGAACGTTTACCCCTCTCTTCATTACCTTTTAGATTGATAGCAGAAGATGTACAAAACTATGAAGCTATGTGGGATAACATTGCTCTAAAATCTTTTGATAGATTCACCTTTCAAACAAATGAGGGTCGGTGGATAGAGTTTCAAACTAGTTTATTCAAAGGAGACTATATTGATGTACTAGTCCAAGATATTACGGAACAAAAGCAAAAGGAACTTCATTACAGACAATTAGCTTACTATGATGAACTCACAGAGCTACCAAACAGATCAATGCTCTATCGCCATCTTACTAAGGTGTTATCTCGAGCTAAGAGAAAAAATAGAACTGTTGCAGCCATGTTCCTTGATTTAGATGGATTTAAAGAGGTCAATGATACACTTGGGCATGACGGTGGAGACGAACTGTTAAAAGAAGTTGCTAGGCGGTTGGATGCAACCATTCGAGAAGAAGACTTTGTGTGTCGTTTAGCAGGAGACGAATTTATTATTGTCATTGAAGAAACATGTCCAGAAGAAATTAATCAATTAGCAGCAAGGATTATAGAAGTTTTGTATTCTCCATATCAAATACTCCCTTCTTCTCTCTCTTTATCTACTAGTATTGGAATTGCGTTGTTCCCAAACAATGCCACGAATATGGAAGAGATACTGGTTCATGCAGATAAAGCTATGTATATAGCAAAAAATAATGGAAAAAATAGATTTGAATTCTATCAAAATTCTGTATTGGAGGACGAGAACGACGGGGGTAAATCAATCATGGAAAAGTTCTTCGGGATCTTTAGTACGAAATAG
- a CDS encoding RNA polymerase sigma factor has translation MNELRDEELYRKVLQKDQEALSTLYSRYEKLIYSFVFKMTGDRTITEEVIQEVFIKIWRKHAPYEESKGKFSSWLLTMTRNMALDLIRKRNKVETYAYDERDDQRQEENTPEDHIEWKEKRHVVQEAISELKPDQQKVVELFYFQGETQQHIADQTGIPLGTIKGRIRLALKHIRKSLEQKGGIQDE, from the coding sequence ATGAACGAGTTAAGAGATGAAGAGTTATATCGTAAAGTGCTCCAAAAAGATCAAGAGGCACTATCTACCTTATATTCTCGATATGAAAAACTTATCTACTCCTTCGTCTTTAAAATGACAGGAGATCGCACTATTACAGAAGAAGTAATTCAAGAAGTTTTTATTAAAATATGGCGTAAACATGCTCCGTATGAAGAGAGTAAAGGGAAATTTTCTTCTTGGCTCCTTACCATGACTAGGAATATGGCACTTGATTTAATACGAAAAAGAAATAAAGTGGAAACGTATGCTTACGATGAAAGAGACGATCAAAGGCAAGAGGAGAATACTCCAGAAGATCATATAGAATGGAAAGAAAAGAGACATGTCGTGCAAGAAGCTATTTCAGAACTAAAACCTGATCAACAAAAAGTAGTCGAACTATTTTATTTTCAAGGAGAAACCCAACAGCATATTGCTGATCAAACTGGTATTCCACTCGGCACGATAAAAGGAAGGATACGGCTTGCCTTAAAACATATTCGGAAGTCGCTAGAACAGAAAGGAGGTATTCAAGATGAGTAG
- a CDS encoding anti-sigma factor: protein MSSHCHQVIDFVNNQLTEKEQQAFEHHLASCSECKKEVEELQALMQDLPFAATPIEPPADLKERVLAKVLEDDQPMVSEKVVPMLRKKNWYTPALAAALFLSVIANMYLISTNTDGEGQPTVIQSASLAPSDNSYQAFASIIGTEGGGQNLVIQASQLDELSGDEVYQVWLINEEGPIPTGSFTPDVSGNGTIVYNLSKDLQKVDWDQVAISIEPNPNSETPLGEVVLAGNL, encoded by the coding sequence ATGAGTAGCCATTGTCATCAAGTTATCGATTTTGTGAACAACCAACTTACAGAGAAAGAACAACAAGCTTTTGAGCACCATCTTGCCTCTTGTTCCGAATGTAAAAAAGAAGTAGAGGAACTACAAGCGTTAATGCAGGATCTTCCTTTTGCTGCAACACCTATAGAGCCGCCAGCTGATTTAAAGGAGCGCGTGTTAGCCAAAGTTTTGGAAGATGATCAACCAATGGTTAGTGAAAAAGTAGTTCCGATGCTTAGGAAAAAGAACTGGTACACACCAGCGTTAGCGGCTGCTTTGTTCTTATCTGTCATTGCAAATATGTATTTGATTAGTACTAACACAGACGGAGAAGGACAGCCGACCGTTATACAGTCAGCTTCCTTAGCTCCATCAGATAATTCCTATCAAGCTTTTGCTTCCATTATCGGAACAGAGGGTGGCGGACAAAACCTTGTCATCCAAGCAAGCCAGCTAGACGAATTGTCTGGAGATGAAGTGTATCAGGTTTGGTTAATTAATGAGGAAGGTCCAATTCCAACGGGCTCGTTTACACCTGATGTGAGTGGGAACGGAACAATCGTTTATAACTTGAGCAAAGATTTGCAGAAGGTAGACTGGGATCAAGTAGCTATCTCTATCGAACCAAATCCAAATAGCGAAACGCCTCTTGGAGAAGTAGTCCTTGCAGGTAACTTATAA
- a CDS encoding DMT family transporter: MNKSLQYTLLAVGVLALSTSAIFVMLATAPAPIIAFYRMLFSSVLLLPFILIKKSAKAQIKSFTKQQWMFSFWAGVLLASHYVLWFESLRFTSIASSTILVTLQSIFSFIGAYWLFKERIQNAALLAGVIAIAGSFIVGWGDFQIGGTALFGDALALLGAMTIAFYFLVSQSIRKAVDVIPYTFVVYTISSFVLLVYNVVLSNPFTGFPVKDWFWFACLAVIPTILGQLVFVWLVKWVSASTISMSILGEPIGTIILAYWIFQEHVTLYQVVGSGVILGGIYMYLVITEKKSTPLTEEAYTSL, encoded by the coding sequence ATGAACAAATCTCTTCAGTACACCCTACTTGCGGTAGGTGTGTTAGCACTATCGACATCGGCCATTTTTGTCATGCTTGCTACGGCACCAGCACCAATCATCGCTTTTTATCGCATGCTTTTTTCAAGTGTTTTATTACTTCCTTTTATCCTAATAAAGAAATCGGCGAAAGCACAGATCAAGTCCTTCACCAAGCAGCAGTGGATGTTCAGTTTTTGGGCAGGGGTTTTACTAGCTAGTCATTATGTCCTTTGGTTTGAATCGTTACGATTTACTTCTATCGCGAGTTCCACCATTCTTGTGACACTACAATCGATATTCTCCTTCATCGGAGCGTATTGGCTGTTTAAAGAAAGAATCCAAAATGCAGCTCTGTTAGCTGGGGTTATTGCAATCGCAGGAAGCTTCATCGTTGGCTGGGGGGACTTTCAAATAGGGGGCACTGCTCTGTTTGGTGATGCATTAGCATTATTGGGAGCAATGACAATTGCCTTTTATTTTTTAGTAAGTCAGTCCATCCGAAAAGCAGTAGATGTCATTCCTTACACGTTTGTCGTTTACACAATTAGTTCATTCGTTTTATTAGTCTATAATGTAGTATTATCTAACCCGTTTACTGGATTCCCAGTAAAGGATTGGTTTTGGTTTGCCTGCTTAGCAGTAATCCCAACTATCTTAGGACAACTGGTATTCGTGTGGCTAGTAAAGTGGGTAAGTGCGTCCACTATTTCCATGAGTATATTAGGGGAACCGATAGGAACGATTATCCTCGCCTATTGGATTTTCCAAGAACATGTGACTCTGTACCAAGTGGTGGGTTCAGGCGTTATTCTTGGAGGAATCTATATGTACTTAGTAATCACGGAAAAGAAATCAACACCACTTACAGAAGAAGCCTACACTAGTTTGTAG
- a CDS encoding metalloregulator ArsR/SmtB family transcription factor — MQLDRLITFHKTLGDKTRLRIIALLNSGPLHGQAIAGKLALTPATISHHLTKLRDCGLVYERREKNSVYYHLDEKKLLQMSQAVIKMGDETMDKQLVTIEEKNKVLQNFLTTDGKIKTLPAQRKKKLIILDYLARKLEKGRLYEEKEVNEFIKQFHEDFATIRREFIMCYFMTRENNKYEMNPEEMWKIGYSN, encoded by the coding sequence ATGCAGTTAGATAGATTAATTACATTTCATAAAACATTAGGGGACAAAACGCGCTTACGCATCATTGCACTTCTCAACTCTGGTCCACTACACGGTCAAGCAATTGCTGGGAAACTTGCATTAACACCTGCCACTATTTCTCATCACCTTACCAAGTTACGGGATTGTGGATTAGTTTATGAGAGGCGGGAGAAGAATTCCGTTTACTACCACTTAGATGAGAAAAAGTTACTACAGATGTCGCAAGCTGTGATAAAAATGGGGGATGAAACGATGGATAAGCAATTAGTAACTATTGAGGAGAAGAATAAAGTTCTGCAAAATTTCCTAACAACAGACGGTAAAATAAAGACGTTGCCAGCCCAGCGGAAGAAAAAGTTAATTATCTTAGACTATTTAGCTCGAAAATTAGAAAAAGGGCGACTATACGAGGAAAAGGAAGTAAACGAGTTTATTAAACAATTTCATGAAGATTTCGCAACCATTAGACGCGAATTTATCATGTGCTATTTCATGACGAGAGAAAACAATAAGTATGAAATGAACCCAGAAGAAATGTGGAAAATTGGTTACTCTAATTAA
- a CDS encoding phosphotransferase enzyme family protein, with protein sequence MEAWIEELFSKELLYKAAEAFHTDATNAKKLGDFENYVFEVYRDEVPFILRLTHSSHRTKEEIEGELEWINFLHAGGVDVSLAHTSGTNDLVETFKVADSKFFACLFTKAPGQLVTHKEPAFNEALFQAWGKAIGKMHAVTRLYEPTVRKRGNWYENTEKQVTSFITLESDQEIKDKALQLVTEMKQLPQRNDTYQLIHTDLHNHNFFYHEGKVYAFDFDDASYHYLISDLAIAVYYATWRATEGLGIKERSAYGNDMFAHLLKGYVSENKLSYEVLEWIPAFFRLRDVELYSVFIQKIDLSKADERIKRLVGDIRDRILREELLVELDIEKYKDLLES encoded by the coding sequence ATGGAAGCATGGATTGAAGAGTTATTTTCCAAAGAGTTATTATACAAAGCCGCAGAGGCGTTTCATACAGATGCAACGAACGCAAAAAAGCTAGGAGACTTTGAAAACTATGTTTTTGAAGTGTACCGAGATGAAGTGCCTTTTATTTTACGATTAACGCATTCTTCACACCGTACGAAAGAAGAGATTGAAGGTGAATTAGAATGGATCAACTTCTTACACGCTGGAGGGGTAGACGTATCTTTAGCGCACACATCTGGTACGAATGATTTGGTAGAAACATTTAAAGTAGCAGACTCTAAGTTCTTTGCGTGTTTATTTACAAAAGCACCGGGACAATTGGTTACACATAAAGAACCAGCATTTAATGAAGCGTTATTCCAAGCGTGGGGGAAAGCTATTGGCAAGATGCATGCTGTTACAAGGTTATACGAACCAACAGTAAGGAAAAGAGGAAATTGGTATGAAAATACAGAGAAACAGGTAACATCTTTTATTACGCTAGAAAGCGATCAAGAGATAAAGGATAAAGCTCTTCAACTAGTTACAGAAATGAAGCAATTGCCGCAAAGAAACGATACGTATCAACTGATACACACGGATCTTCATAACCATAACTTTTTCTATCATGAAGGAAAGGTGTATGCCTTCGATTTTGATGATGCTAGCTATCACTATTTAATTAGTGATCTCGCAATAGCAGTCTACTATGCTACGTGGCGAGCGACAGAAGGTTTAGGGATAAAGGAGCGGAGTGCATATGGAAACGATATGTTTGCACACTTATTGAAAGGTTACGTTTCGGAAAACAAGCTTTCATACGAAGTGTTAGAATGGATTCCTGCTTTTTTCCGTCTTCGTGACGTAGAGTTGTATAGTGTCTTTATCCAGAAAATTGACTTGTCTAAGGCAGACGAGAGGATCAAGAGATTGGTAGGAGATATTCGAGATAGAATTTTAAGAGAAGAATTATTAGTAGAACTTGATATAGAAAAGTATAAAGATCTATTGGAAAGCTGA
- a CDS encoding GNAT family N-acetyltransferase, whose translation MLKAELAAIKELQATCEKYEPIKLKLNWDMLETRNDLEKNDFFYYEEQELIGYLALYPFGNKVEVCGMVHPSHRRKGLFSALFQQAKQVIEEQGFTSILLNTPAASKAGMEWTIAVGGKLKMSEHQMKWDRVTKTDLAPVILRKSTLDDYKWEADLDVLCFGMTREDAESFTNRKHAENLENFFIIEDEKQAVGKVRVQELDGEAWIYGFAVHPNFQGKGIGRRTLSQLINIYSQKDLDICLDVEVENLHALGLYESCGFRVTQGQDYYDYNI comes from the coding sequence ATGTTAAAAGCAGAATTAGCTGCAATTAAGGAACTTCAAGCCACATGCGAAAAATATGAGCCAATTAAACTTAAGTTAAACTGGGATATGCTAGAGACAAGAAATGATCTTGAGAAGAATGATTTCTTTTACTATGAAGAACAAGAACTGATAGGATACTTGGCACTCTATCCATTTGGAAATAAGGTAGAAGTTTGTGGAATGGTTCATCCATCACACCGCAGAAAAGGATTGTTTTCTGCACTTTTTCAACAAGCGAAGCAGGTGATAGAAGAACAAGGGTTTACTAGCATTCTTTTAAATACTCCTGCTGCCTCTAAAGCTGGTATGGAGTGGACGATAGCAGTTGGTGGGAAGCTAAAAATGAGCGAACATCAGATGAAATGGGATCGAGTAACGAAAACGGATTTAGCTCCAGTGATATTACGAAAGTCCACGTTAGATGATTACAAGTGGGAAGCGGATTTGGATGTCCTTTGTTTTGGGATGACGCGAGAGGATGCAGAGTCTTTCACAAATAGAAAGCATGCAGAGAATCTAGAAAATTTCTTTATCATAGAGGATGAGAAGCAGGCAGTTGGTAAAGTTCGAGTACAAGAGCTAGACGGGGAAGCATGGATTTATGGATTTGCCGTTCACCCTAATTTCCAAGGGAAAGGAATAGGAAGAAGAACGTTATCTCAGTTAATAAACATTTATAGCCAAAAAGACCTTGATATTTGTCTTGATGTAGAAGTAGAAAATCTCCATGCACTAGGATTATATGAGTCTTGTGGATTTAGAGTCACGCAAGGGCAAGATTACTATGACTATAACATATGA
- a CDS encoding MerR family transcriptional regulator yields MKYSIQQVAKLSSVSTRTLRYYDEIGLLSPSRNDASSYREYTEENLDRLQHIMFYRSLDIPLQQIGQLMNDKHFDPLQTLLNHRKNLLEKREQLERLIQQVDATIDAKKGRRTMSAEEKFEAFKDSVLKENEQIYGKEIREKYGDEQIDQSYQKMKSLSKQEWEKADVLGKEILKTLARTMQTGDPFSIEAQHLASLHKNWISHYWCHYSKEAHAGLAEMYVADERFTNFYDKKAGKGAAVFLRDAIKAYTGK; encoded by the coding sequence ATGAAGTATTCTATACAACAAGTTGCAAAACTTTCAAGTGTTTCGACTCGTACACTTAGATATTACGATGAGATTGGATTGCTATCTCCAAGTAGAAATGATGCGTCTAGTTACCGAGAATACACAGAAGAGAATCTTGATCGTCTGCAGCACATAATGTTCTATCGTTCATTGGATATTCCGCTGCAACAGATAGGTCAGTTAATGAATGACAAACATTTTGATCCACTTCAAACTCTTCTTAACCACCGAAAAAACCTGCTAGAAAAGCGTGAACAGTTGGAAAGACTTATTCAACAAGTCGATGCAACCATTGATGCTAAGAAAGGAAGACGTACTATGTCAGCAGAAGAAAAGTTTGAAGCGTTTAAAGACTCTGTTTTAAAGGAAAACGAACAGATTTATGGGAAGGAAATCCGTGAAAAGTACGGAGATGAACAGATTGATCAATCCTATCAAAAGATGAAATCCCTATCTAAACAAGAATGGGAAAAAGCAGACGTTTTAGGCAAAGAGATTTTGAAAACGTTAGCACGTACAATGCAAACCGGGGATCCTTTTAGTATAGAAGCTCAGCACCTTGCTTCCTTGCACAAAAATTGGATTAGTCACTATTGGTGCCATTACTCTAAGGAAGCACATGCAGGTCTAGCTGAAATGTATGTGGCGGATGAGCGATTTACGAATTTCTATGATAAGAAGGCAGGAAAAGGTGCAGCGGTATTTTTACGAGACGCTATAAAAGCGTACACCGGTAAATGA
- a CDS encoding EAL domain-containing protein — MNSCVHCGVHYHVPDSGTIHIALLDRVLSYTNHTELVTILEKLSHNRIGEIILNTASFNVSRLLSIVHNYKDIQFIQSGKMMSYLQPIITLEDHEIYGYESLLRSNEKDYQLRPGHLFSLANDIGLHSRLDQRAREEAIKARSKVIPNGTKSFINFLPSTIYNPDFCLQHTFSLVEKYAINPQDLIFEVVETERIDDVPHLLSVLKRYKQEGMKVALDDVGAGFATLDVLSALQPDYVKIDRGYITNCHLDTEKQKFLHKVKKLSLDLGFKTLAEGVETKEEYTFCKELGLDLAQGYYIQKPQPPDFFKSH, encoded by the coding sequence ATGAATTCATGTGTGCACTGTGGTGTTCATTACCATGTTCCTGACAGTGGAACAATACATATTGCTTTATTAGACCGTGTTCTCTCATACACCAATCATACTGAACTAGTAACAATCCTAGAAAAACTTTCTCACAACCGTATCGGGGAGATTATTCTCAATACTGCATCCTTTAACGTTTCTCGTTTACTTTCTATCGTACATAATTATAAGGATATTCAATTTATCCAAAGTGGTAAGATGATGAGCTACTTACAGCCGATTATTACACTCGAAGACCATGAGATATACGGCTATGAATCCTTATTACGTTCTAATGAAAAAGATTACCAGCTGCGTCCCGGGCATTTATTCTCGCTAGCCAATGATATTGGGCTTCATTCTAGATTAGATCAGCGTGCAAGAGAAGAAGCTATAAAAGCACGTTCTAAGGTGATACCTAATGGAACAAAAAGCTTTATCAACTTTTTACCATCTACTATTTATAACCCTGATTTCTGTTTACAGCATACTTTTTCTCTCGTTGAAAAATATGCAATCAATCCACAAGATCTCATTTTTGAAGTAGTAGAAACAGAGAGAATAGACGATGTTCCTCATCTTCTTTCTGTTCTGAAGAGATATAAACAAGAGGGAATGAAAGTTGCCCTTGATGACGTAGGAGCAGGGTTTGCGACATTAGATGTACTTTCTGCTCTACAACCTGACTATGTCAAAATTGATCGAGGGTATATTACCAACTGTCATTTGGATACGGAAAAGCAGAAATTCCTACATAAGGTAAAAAAACTTTCGCTAGATTTAGGCTTCAAGACATTAGCAGAAGGTGTGGAAACGAAAGAAGAATACACGTTTTGTAAAGAGTTAGGGTTAGATTTAGCACAAGGCTACTATATCCAAAAGCCGCAGCCGCCCGATTTTTTTAAAAGTCACTAA